The window TTCGGCCGCTTACTCTGGTATTCGGAGGTGCTGGCCCGGCAGAATCGTCCCGCCCGACAGACGGTTCTCGTCGCTGATTCGATCGACGATCTCTTGGACGTCCGCGCTCGGCCGCGAGTGGCTCGCCGCGATCGACCAGAGCGTGTCGCCCGGTTTGACCGTGACGGTGACGTACCGCTGCGTCGTCGCCGCGTAGAGCCTGACGCTCGAGAGCGTCGGCAAGGCCACCATCAGCCCGAGCGAGGCGAGCGCGATCGCCGGCATCAGCGTGAACCGTCGTCGCCTGCCCGTCTCGTCCATCCTCATCCCAACCATCTTTGCCCCCATATCTAGTGCCAAACGCCTGTTCGTCCACCATATTTTACCATACGGGCTTCGGGCGCTGTCAAGGCAATTCCGAACGTATGTTTGCCTTCAATCGGCATTTATGGTAGGGTTGTACCGGCCCTGGGTGCCATGCGGTTGGCATTCCGGCCGGACTGGAGGAGCGATGCGTAAGGAGACGACGGAGAGGCCCGCCACCGAGCGGCAGCGACGCATACTCGACGTCATCCGCAACTTTACTGCTGAGCACGGCTACCCGCCGTCGGTTCGCGAGATCGGCGAGCGCGTCGGGCTCTCCTCATCCTCGACGAT is drawn from Candidatus Binatia bacterium and contains these coding sequences:
- a CDS encoding LysM peptidoglycan-binding domain-containing protein; the protein is MRMDETGRRRRFTLMPAIALASLGLMVALPTLSSVRLYAATTQRYVTVTVKPGDTLWSIAASHSRPSADVQEIVDRISDENRLSGGTILPGQHLRIPE